A stretch of Corallococcus macrosporus DNA encodes these proteins:
- a CDS encoding YchJ family protein, producing MPPAPLCPCSSGQRYKQCCAPFHQAEAEAPDAERLMRSRYSAFALREAAYLWKTLHPDHPMRARPEADVVRELRAFAQAHQYPGLVVLGHQPPDATGLSRVLFFAKVFEKGKDQSFVERSDFRHDGTGWRYLDGVLKLPRELKVPPETLTLDTFAVD from the coding sequence ATGCCCCCCGCCCCCCTGTGTCCCTGCTCCTCCGGCCAGCGCTACAAGCAGTGCTGCGCCCCCTTCCACCAAGCCGAGGCGGAAGCCCCCGACGCCGAGCGCCTCATGCGCAGCCGCTACAGCGCCTTCGCCCTGCGTGAAGCCGCCTACCTGTGGAAGACGCTCCACCCCGACCACCCCATGCGGGCCCGTCCGGAAGCGGACGTCGTGCGCGAGCTGCGCGCCTTCGCGCAGGCGCACCAGTACCCGGGGCTGGTGGTGCTGGGCCACCAGCCTCCGGACGCGACGGGGCTGTCCCGCGTGCTCTTCTTCGCCAAGGTGTTCGAGAAGGGAAAGGACCAGTCCTTCGTGGAGCGCTCGGACTTCCGCCACGACGGCACCGGCTGGCGCTACCTGGACGGCGTCCTCAAGCTGCCGCGCGAGCTGAAGGTCCCTCCGGAAACCCTCACGCTCGACACCTTCGCGGTGGACTGA
- a CDS encoding undecaprenyl-diphosphate phosphatase has product MSLLEAIVLGLVQGLTEFLPISSTAHLRIAPELFGWPDPGAAYSAIIQLGTVAAVLIYFRKDIVALVKAFVVGLVKRDPFGTLEARLAWFVGVGTLPIGICGLAFKKLIETQFRSLYVIAFSLIVLAIVLFVVEKRASHQRTVADMTWKDGILIGLWQALALVPGSSRSGTTLTGGLSLGLKREDAARYSFLLSIPATTLAGIFELKHLLEATQRPSTVALVVGTLVAFLSGMAAIAWLLSFLKRRTTLVFVVYRIALGLVLLGLLQASILKPMSGVENLSTPDAPTKPPVEKQVTD; this is encoded by the coding sequence ATGAGCCTGCTCGAAGCCATTGTCCTGGGTCTGGTCCAGGGTCTCACGGAGTTCCTGCCCATCAGCTCCACCGCGCACCTGCGCATCGCGCCGGAGCTGTTCGGCTGGCCCGACCCGGGCGCCGCGTACTCGGCCATCATCCAGTTGGGCACGGTGGCCGCGGTGCTCATCTACTTCCGCAAGGACATCGTCGCGCTGGTGAAGGCGTTCGTCGTGGGGCTGGTGAAGCGCGACCCGTTCGGCACGCTGGAGGCGCGGCTCGCGTGGTTCGTGGGCGTGGGCACGCTGCCCATCGGCATCTGTGGGCTGGCGTTCAAGAAGCTCATCGAGACGCAGTTCCGGTCGCTCTACGTCATCGCGTTCAGCCTCATCGTGCTGGCCATCGTGCTGTTCGTCGTGGAGAAGCGCGCGTCGCACCAGCGCACCGTGGCGGACATGACGTGGAAGGACGGCATCCTCATCGGCCTGTGGCAGGCGCTGGCGCTGGTGCCGGGCTCGTCGCGCTCCGGCACGACGCTCACGGGCGGCCTGTCGCTGGGGCTCAAGCGCGAGGACGCCGCGCGCTACTCGTTCCTCCTGTCCATCCCGGCCACGACGCTGGCGGGCATCTTCGAGTTGAAGCACCTGCTGGAGGCCACGCAGCGTCCGTCGACGGTGGCACTGGTGGTGGGGACGCTGGTGGCCTTCCTGTCGGGCATGGCCGCCATCGCATGGCTGTTGAGCTTCCTGAAGCGGCGCACCACCCTGGTGTTCGTGGTGTACCGCATCGCGCTGGGCCTGGTGCTGCTGGGGCTGTTGCAGGCGAGCATCCTCAAGCCGATGTCCGGCGTGGAGAACCTGTCGACGCCCGACGCCCCGACGAAGCCGCCGGTGGAGAAGCAGGTCACGGATTGA
- a CDS encoding NUDIX domain-containing protein, with product MRVQALFDALETRLKARPALTFEWKGRALREAAVLLPLFEREGVPYVVFTRRPATLRTHAGQYAFPGGGQEARDVTPLETALRETEEELGISRAGVRVLGLLDETPTTSAYRIRPYVGVIPGDGTYVPNPVEVDLVLEVPLVRLLDPAIVRVERHTWEGMEHDVHFYTHGEHVIWGATGRILRNFLQFVAEVPGIQGLLDAPPPAGH from the coding sequence GTGCGTGTGCAGGCCCTGTTCGATGCGCTGGAGACGCGGCTGAAGGCGAGGCCGGCGCTGACCTTCGAGTGGAAGGGCCGGGCGCTGCGAGAGGCCGCGGTGCTCCTGCCCCTGTTCGAGCGGGAGGGCGTGCCCTACGTGGTCTTCACCCGGAGGCCCGCCACCCTGCGCACGCACGCGGGGCAGTACGCGTTCCCGGGCGGCGGCCAGGAGGCGCGCGACGTCACGCCGCTGGAGACGGCGCTGCGTGAGACGGAGGAGGAACTGGGCATCTCGCGCGCGGGGGTGCGGGTGCTGGGCCTGCTGGACGAGACGCCCACCACGTCCGCGTACCGCATCCGTCCCTACGTGGGCGTCATCCCGGGGGACGGGACGTACGTGCCCAATCCGGTGGAGGTGGACCTGGTGCTGGAGGTGCCGCTGGTGCGCCTGCTGGACCCGGCCATCGTCCGCGTGGAGCGGCACACGTGGGAGGGCATGGAGCACGACGTGCACTTCTACACGCACGGAGAGCACGTCATCTGGGGCGCCACGGGGCGCATCCTGCGCAACTTCCTGCAGTTCGTGGCGGAGGTGCCGGGCATCCAGGGGCTCCTGGACGCTCCCCCGCCTGCTGGGCACTGA
- a CDS encoding methyltransferase: protein MAEVREAALTALGEALRATGYAFTTVTPETHRRVNERPGAKEAHSLRDVFGWSRRFRPGVVEPRMLALLEQAGALVDCKDGTHRSRVRFSTLGTGLYVHSAWPTSEKDAVFFGPDTYRFCALLQRVPGTFRRAVDLGCGSGAGGLSVAQRSRELVLADLNPLALEYSRVNARLNGAHAVEAVHSDLLRDVSGRFDLIMANPPYLADTDGRTYRDGGGTHGTELSVRIVRESVERLEPGGTLVLYTGAPVVEGEDLLRTALEPVCRSAPLTDVVYEELDPDVFGEELEKEPYAGVERIALVALTARRS from the coding sequence ATGGCAGAGGTGAGGGAAGCCGCGCTGACCGCGCTGGGAGAGGCCCTGCGAGCCACGGGCTATGCCTTCACGACGGTGACTCCGGAGACGCACCGGCGGGTGAATGAACGGCCGGGGGCGAAGGAGGCCCATTCGCTGCGGGACGTGTTCGGGTGGAGCCGCCGCTTCAGGCCGGGCGTGGTGGAGCCGCGGATGCTGGCGCTGCTGGAGCAGGCGGGCGCGCTGGTGGACTGCAAGGACGGGACGCACCGGAGCCGGGTGCGGTTCTCCACGCTGGGGACGGGGCTGTATGTCCATTCCGCGTGGCCCACGTCGGAGAAGGACGCGGTGTTCTTCGGGCCGGACACGTACCGGTTCTGCGCGTTGCTCCAGCGGGTGCCGGGCACGTTCCGGCGCGCGGTGGACCTGGGCTGCGGCTCCGGAGCCGGTGGGCTGTCGGTGGCGCAGCGGAGCAGGGAATTGGTGCTCGCGGACCTGAACCCGTTGGCGCTGGAGTACTCGCGGGTGAACGCGCGGCTGAACGGCGCGCATGCGGTGGAGGCGGTGCACTCGGACCTGCTGCGGGACGTGTCGGGCCGGTTCGACCTCATCATGGCGAACCCGCCGTACCTGGCGGACACGGACGGCCGCACGTACCGCGATGGCGGCGGCACGCACGGCACGGAGCTGTCGGTGCGCATCGTGCGGGAGAGCGTGGAGCGCCTGGAGCCAGGAGGCACGCTGGTGCTCTACACAGGCGCGCCGGTGGTGGAGGGAGAGGACCTGCTGCGCACCGCGCTGGAGCCGGTGTGCCGGAGCGCGCCCCTCACGGACGTGGTCTACGAAGAACTGGATCCCGACGTCTTCGGCGAGGAGCTGGAGAAGGAGCCCTACGCCGGCGTGGAGCGCATCGCGCTGGTGGCCCTGACCGCCCGGCGAAGTTGA
- a CDS encoding SH3 domain-containing protein: MSNQWVLSGASSDYAYLVVWSKDAATQDTRRRVSPFQACAALEQWLRLNKQSLGEIYDRLGEGRVQGASCVQTLPDDGLIRRRVSEALLSGRLIAIENKPQIGAGAGFDGDAPVSNRSPVPQKQMILRLGVAYRPEGVNLREAPSPDARVLMRLGFNSRVFVDSHDNGWLFVSTDKGNFGYCVASHIDTRLPEPHARVHWVQSGDSALSISHRYYGGMAQWGSDHRFYVEGLVYANLNSRQQGIYKEDPAAGWDTTSVTAGRMIWIPSLAFLKSLRGKVSSESFTYDAWTTAKWAADAVADFSVGTAAFIAGIIHGALESLWDVLVGFKDLAVMLWDILSSLLTGNLLSDARTLWNDVSKTDWNTLAHGWVARFDEQWNDSQVLRRWHFRGWVIGYVLMEALMLFCSGGMVQGIKWVGKSSKASKFIKSLPQVQKLARTVKESNAFQKVARALGKGAPLAENATDAKRWIERLLLNPKRIWGKGPDQIAEVFRQAGYKVEIAPSTKGSRLSKQIQIKNSDIQNIQVHPGGGRHGGSYYKLSTSSKGILKVVDRATYIPTLGEKATIIYVDVGLQGWMLQAATANAAMQNALDELGADGGGDR; this comes from the coding sequence ATGTCGAACCAATGGGTTCTGTCTGGGGCATCCTCGGACTATGCCTATCTCGTCGTCTGGTCCAAGGATGCGGCGACGCAGGACACCCGTCGACGAGTCTCTCCCTTCCAGGCCTGCGCAGCGCTCGAACAGTGGCTCCGCTTGAACAAGCAAAGTCTTGGGGAAATCTATGACCGCCTGGGCGAGGGGCGGGTGCAAGGGGCTTCATGCGTGCAGACGCTGCCGGATGACGGGCTCATCAGGCGCCGCGTATCCGAAGCGCTTCTGTCGGGCCGGCTGATCGCCATTGAAAACAAGCCACAAATCGGTGCTGGAGCCGGTTTCGATGGGGATGCCCCTGTCTCAAACAGAAGCCCAGTCCCACAGAAACAAATGATTCTCCGGCTTGGAGTTGCCTATAGGCCAGAGGGAGTCAACTTGCGCGAGGCGCCATCGCCCGATGCGCGTGTTTTGATGCGCTTGGGTTTCAATTCTCGCGTCTTCGTTGACTCACACGACAACGGGTGGCTCTTCGTCTCCACTGATAAAGGGAATTTCGGCTACTGTGTTGCGTCGCACATCGACACCCGCTTGCCCGAGCCTCACGCACGGGTTCATTGGGTTCAGAGCGGTGATTCGGCGCTCTCAATCTCGCACAGGTACTACGGCGGGATGGCTCAGTGGGGAAGTGACCATCGCTTTTACGTGGAGGGCCTTGTCTACGCCAATTTGAACTCCAGGCAACAAGGCATCTACAAGGAAGACCCTGCGGCTGGTTGGGACACCACGAGCGTGACCGCAGGCCGGATGATTTGGATTCCCAGCCTCGCGTTCTTGAAATCGCTTCGCGGAAAGGTCTCGTCCGAATCATTCACCTACGACGCGTGGACGACAGCGAAATGGGCAGCCGATGCGGTCGCCGACTTCAGCGTTGGAACCGCGGCCTTCATCGCAGGGATCATCCACGGCGCACTCGAGTCGTTGTGGGACGTCCTGGTCGGGTTCAAGGACCTGGCGGTGATGCTCTGGGACATCCTTTCCAGTCTGCTCACCGGGAACCTGCTTTCGGACGCCCGTACTCTTTGGAACGATGTAAGCAAGACTGACTGGAACACGCTCGCGCATGGCTGGGTGGCTCGTTTCGACGAGCAATGGAACGATTCCCAGGTGCTCCGGCGCTGGCACTTTCGGGGCTGGGTGATTGGCTATGTTCTCATGGAAGCCCTGATGCTCTTCTGCTCGGGAGGCATGGTCCAGGGCATCAAGTGGGTGGGGAAATCGTCCAAGGCTTCGAAATTCATCAAGTCCCTGCCGCAGGTGCAGAAACTCGCCAGGACGGTCAAGGAAAGCAACGCGTTCCAAAAGGTCGCCAGGGCATTGGGCAAAGGCGCACCTCTCGCTGAGAATGCAACGGATGCCAAGAGGTGGATAGAGCGGCTCCTCCTCAATCCTAAACGCATCTGGGGTAAGGGTCCGGATCAGATCGCGGAGGTCTTCCGACAAGCAGGGTATAAAGTCGAGATAGCGCCATCGACCAAAGGATCGAGACTTTCCAAGCAAATCCAGATCAAGAACTCCGACATCCAGAACATCCAGGTCCACCCAGGAGGGGGAAGGCACGGTGGTTCCTATTACAAGCTTTCCACCTCCTCCAAGGGGATCCTCAAGGTGGTTGACCGGGCGACGTATATTCCGACATTGGGCGAGAAGGCGACCATCATCTACGTGGATGTCGGTCTCCAAGGCTGGATGCTGCAAGCGGCCACTGCGAATGCTGCGATGCAGAACGCTCTGGATGAGCTCGGCGCTGATGGTGGGGGTGATAGATGA